Proteins encoded within one genomic window of Setaria italica strain Yugu1 chromosome IV, Setaria_italica_v2.0, whole genome shotgun sequence:
- the LOC101786724 gene encoding uncharacterized protein LOC101786724, translating to MPLSCFARRRGGEPSQASPSSSATSVYWTHLGAVKLTWARAPIGLLLAAELRLAGVDGDDAAPARFVLRPWLPWRRRGSKRFSLPGGRAVAFSWDLSRARFAASGRRPEPASRYSLHVSVDGELALAVGDAARPPASAGLLLSRLENAVADGPGEAYATTVDVAGEAHEVSLAVEDSAMWVAIDARGWTSRRGRVRVTWDLHGWLFSPDAAAVFVLRFQASDADEEDD from the exons ATGCCGCTCTCCTgcttcgcccgccgccgcggcggcgagccctCCCAggcgtcgccgtcctcctcggcgACGTCCGTCTACTGGACGCACCTCGGCGCCGTCAAGCTGACGTGGGCCCGCGCCCCGATCGGTCTGCTCCTGGCcgcggagctccgcctcgccggggtcgacggcgacgacgcggcGCCCGCGCGGTTCGTGCTCCGGCCGTGGctcccgtggcggcggcgcgggtccaAGCGGTTCTCCTTGCCGGGCGGCCGCGCCGTGGCGTTCTCGTGGGACCTCTCGCGCGCCCGCTTCGCCGCCTCCGGGCGCCGGCCGGAGCCCGCGTCCCGGTACTCCCTCCACGTCTCGGTCGACGGCGAGCTCGCGCTGGCCGTCGGTGACGCCGCGCGGCCGCCCGCGTCCGCGgggctcctcctctcccgcctcgagaacgccgtcgccgacggccCCGGCGAGGCCTACGCCACCACCGTCGACGTCGCGGGCGAGGCGCACGAGGTGTCCCTCGCCGTCGAGGACTCCGCCATGTGGGTCGCCATCGACG CGAGAGGCTGGACCTCCCGGCGCGGCCGCGTCCGGGTCACCTGGGACCTCCACGGCTGGCTCTTCTCCCCCGACGCGGCCGCCGTCTTCGTCCTCCGGTTCCAAGCCTCCGACGCCGACGAagaggacgactag